The Oncorhynchus tshawytscha isolate Ot180627B linkage group LG20, Otsh_v2.0, whole genome shotgun sequence genome has a window encoding:
- the c7b gene encoding complement component 7b, with protein MKLNLDVTLSCLTLLLSLLPHIRCERPVNCRWGLYGEWSECDGCTKTQVRTRTVEEFAQYQGSPCSGEASQSQECVPKKGCPLGTGCGERFRCSAGQCVSLSLVCNGDQDCEEGGTDERHCDADNSHYVCDLDKTPPNSDHTGKGYDVLTGKFRSGVINTLSFGGQCRKVFSGDHKTFYRLPQSILRYTFQVVVENDFSDEAYESSWSYMKHIQDNALWGHDRRTFHTELNKDKSHRLLIIKNQVELAQFQNTVPQYVTLAEGFWKALSSLPTTYSYPAYRSLLQTYGTHYLSEGALGGQYQALLEFDNEALKETSTTDTEYQRCVTKKKRRLFRKKVKTTCEKLVDSLKTSKEYNNNKLPIKTNVIGGDPSFIAGLSVLDLENPEANGHMYDQWARSVKDFPQVINMKLRPLYELVKEVQCAGLRKLHLKRATEEYLAEEHPCHCRPCHNNGQPLLTGTECKCVCRPGTSGPACESGTVIGEQPGVIHGSWSCWSSWGSCSQSQISRSRTCTNPAPRRGGLDCVGLPTEHTSCEESDLQHLQMMEPQCFGLSISTPKACRAPPALRNGFVLSPRDVYLVGSKIEYSCIEGHYITGETVAECTDNNSWTRGPLECKSATCDVPSLENDVTGTPWKVMYQIGDSVSLSCPVEMMREGMAEIICSSSLQWSPSPDSIRCREVPKGPTPPLGLNCKLWETPGKSQCVCKLPYQCQPSLQLCATLHTGRTSKFGMCQLGALQCLGRSFKLVKDSDCDWSDQGLTSCQEECFDTSVQLCVKLPDSAVAVTMSECEVGARRCQGEQFDVVSIKACSAL; from the exons ATGAAG CTGAACTTGGATGTAACTCTGTCCTGTCTGACTCTGttactctcccttctccctcacaTTCG TTGTGAGCGCCCTGTGAACTGCAGATGGGGACTTTATGGGGAATGGTCTGAATGCGATGGCTGCACAAaaacacag GTCCGCACACGGACTGTTGAGGAGTTTGCCCAGTATCAGGGCAGTCCATGCTCTGGGGAGGCTTCTCAGAGTCAAGAGTGTGTCCCCAAGAAAGGATGTCCCTTGGGCACAGGCTGTGGAGAAAGGTTCCGCTGTTCTGCAG GACAGTGTGTGAGCCTCTCTCTGGTATGTAACGGAGACCAGGACTGTGAGGAGGGCGGGACAGACGAGAGACACTGTGATGCTGACAATAGCCACTATGTGTGTGACCTGGACAAGACTCCTCCCAACTCTGACCACACTGGCAAAGG GTATGATGTGCTGACAGGGAAGTTCAGGTCTGGTGTCATTAACACACTAAGCTTCGGAGGGCAGTGCAGGAAGGTTTTCAGTGGAGACCACAAGACCTTCTACAGATTGCCTCAGAGTATCCTCAGGTACACCTTCCAG GTGGTGGTTGAGAATGACTTCAGCGATGAGGCCTATGAGAGCTCCTGGTCCTACATGAAGCACATCCAGGACAATGCCTTATGGGGACATGATCGCCGCACTTTTCACACAGAGCTCAACAAAGACAAG TCTCACAGGCTGCTGATCATAAAGAATCAGGTGGAGCTAGCCCAGTTCCAGAACACCGTGCCCCAGTACGTCACTCTGGCTGAGGGCTTCTGGAAGGCGCTGTCCTCCCTCCCAACCACGTACAGTTACCCAGCCTACCGCTCCCTCCTACAGACCTATGGCACCCACTACTTGTCAGAGGGGGCCCTGGGGGGCCAGTACCAGGCCCTGCTGGAGTTTGACAACGAGGCCCTCAAAGAGACCA GCACAACAGATACAGAGTACCAACGGTGTGTTACGAAGAAGAAGCGCCGCTTGTTCaggaaaaaggtcaaaaccacATGTGAAAAACTGGTGGACTCTCTCAAGACCTCTAAAG AGTATAACAACAACAAGCTGCCTATTAAGACCAATGTAATCGGTGGAGACCCATCCTTCATAGCTGGCCTGAGTGTCCTGGACCTGGAGAACCCCGAGGCCAATGGACACATGTATGACCAGTGGGCCCGCTCTGTCAAGGACTTCCCTCAGGTCATCAACATGAAG CTGCGGCCTCTGTATGAGCTGGTGAAGGAGGTGCAGTGTGCCGGGCTGAGGAAGCTCCATCTGAAGAGAGCTACAGAGGAGTACCTGGCAGAGGAGCATCCCTGCCACTGCCGGCCCTGCCACAACAACGGGCAGCCCCTGCTGACTGGCACAGAGTGTAAATGTGTCTGCAGGCCTGGTACCTCGGGCCCTGCCTGTGAAAGTGGCACTGTTATAGGGGAGCAGCCAG GGGTGATCCATGGGAGCTGGAGCTGCTGGTCGTCATGGGGATCTTGTTCTCAAAGTCAAATATCAAGGTCTAGGACCTGCACTAACCCTGCCCCCAGGCGAGGGGGCCTCGATTGTGTGGGGCTGCCCACAGAACATACTTCCTGTGAAGAGTCAGACCTACAACATTTACA gATGATGGAGCCTCAGTGTTTTGGTCTCTCTATAAGTACACCAAAGGCATGTAGAGCCCCGCCAGCCTTGAGGAATGGCTTTGTCCTG AGCCCCAGAGATGTATACCTTGTAGGCAGTAAGATTGAGTACTCCTGCATAGAGGGCCACTACATCACTGGAGAAACTGTGGCTGAGTGCACTGACAACAACAGCTGGACCAGAGGACCATTGGAGTGCAAGA GTGCAACATGTGATGTTCCGTCCCTTGAGAATGATGTCACAGGCACTCCTTGGAAAGTGATGTATCAAATTGGGGACAGTgtgtccctgtcctgtcctgtggaGATGATGAGAGAGGGCATGGCAGAGATCATCTGCAGCTCCAGTCTGCAGTGGTCTCCGTCCCCAGACAGCATAAGGTGCAGAGAAG TGCCAAAGGGCCCCACCCCTCCACTTGGCTTGAACTGCAAACTATgggaaacaccaggaaagagtcagtgtgtgtgtaagctTCCATACCAATGCCA GCCTTCCCTGCAGTTATGTGCCACCCTCCACACAGGCAGAACAAGTAAATTTGGCATGTGTCAACTTGGAGCTCTGCAGTGTCTGGGGCGGAGCTTCAAGCTGGTGAAGGACAGTGATTGTGATTGGTCGGATCAGGGGCTCACTTCCTGCCAAGAGGAGTGCTTTGACACCTCTGTACAGCTCTGTGTCAAACTACCAGACAGTGCTGTTGCTGTGACAATGTCAGAATGTGAGGTGGGGGCTCGGAGGTGCCAGGGGGAGCAGTTTGATGTGGTCAGCATCAAGGCCTGTTCTGCACTTTAA
- the rgs7bpb gene encoding regulator of G-protein signaling 7-binding protein B isoform X1 encodes MCSAPNGRINRPRSAANIFQLGKPPQRDPERRESTESARKAQRAVGDCRMTVQEFNTLVALYREQVISIGEISADCPSLRAVLHRTRTKGCAMAQAAHQNLTVISGSGPEDGEIHPEICRLFIQLQCCLEMFITEMLKSMCLLGVLQLHRKGKDSYPEPRLDFKMDESSDVPILEERSSSPVDYQHESWLVCTDIENIERDMREMRNLLSKLRETMPLPLKNQDDSSLLNLTQYPLVRQRKRRFSGFCCLVSG; translated from the exons ATGTGTTCTGCACCGAACGGGCGCATTAACCGCCCCAGATCCGCAGCGAACATTTTCCAGCTCGGCAAACCACCGCAGAGGGACCCCGAGCGCCGGGAGAGCACCGAGAGCGCGCGGAAAGCCCAGCGGGCCGTAGGCGACTGTAGGATG ACTGTCCAAGAATTCAACACTCTTGTGGCGCTGTACCGAGAACAGGTCATCTCTATTGGGGAGATTTCTGCCGATTGTCCCTCTTTACGGGCCGTGCTGCACCGTACCAGGACCAAAGGATGCGCTATGGCCCAAGCTGCCCATCAGAACCTCACCGTGATATCTGGGTCTGG GCCAGAGGATGGGGAGATCCACCCAGAGATCTGCCGGCTCTTCATCCAGCTGCAGTGCTGCCTGGAGATGTTCATCACGGAGATGCTCAAGTCCATGTGTCTATTGGGGGTACTGCAGCTCCACAGGAAAG GAAAGGATTCATACCCGGAGCCCAGGCTGGACTTCAAGATGGATGAGAGTTCTGATGTACCCATCCTGGAGGAGCGCTCCTCCTCACCTGTGGACTACCAACACGAGTCCTGGCTGGTGTGCACCGATATTGAAAACATAGAGAG GGACATGCGAGAGATGAGAAACCTACTCAGCAAACTTAGGGAGACCATGCCTTTACCACTAAAAAACCAAG ATGACAGCAGTCTGCTGAATCTCACTCAATACCCGCTAGTCAGGCAGAGGAAGAGGCGCTTCTCTGGGTTCTGCTGCCTGGTGTCTGGCTGA
- the rgs7bpb gene encoding regulator of G-protein signaling 7-binding protein B isoform X2 produces MCSAPNGRINRPRSAANIFQLGKPPQRDPERRESTESARKAQRAVGDCRMVISIGEISADCPSLRAVLHRTRTKGCAMAQAAHQNLTVISGSGPEDGEIHPEICRLFIQLQCCLEMFITEMLKSMCLLGVLQLHRKGKDSYPEPRLDFKMDESSDVPILEERSSSPVDYQHESWLVCTDIENIERDMREMRNLLSKLRETMPLPLKNQDDSSLLNLTQYPLVRQRKRRFSGFCCLVSG; encoded by the exons ATGTGTTCTGCACCGAACGGGCGCATTAACCGCCCCAGATCCGCAGCGAACATTTTCCAGCTCGGCAAACCACCGCAGAGGGACCCCGAGCGCCGGGAGAGCACCGAGAGCGCGCGGAAAGCCCAGCGGGCCGTAGGCGACTGTAGGATG GTCATCTCTATTGGGGAGATTTCTGCCGATTGTCCCTCTTTACGGGCCGTGCTGCACCGTACCAGGACCAAAGGATGCGCTATGGCCCAAGCTGCCCATCAGAACCTCACCGTGATATCTGGGTCTGG GCCAGAGGATGGGGAGATCCACCCAGAGATCTGCCGGCTCTTCATCCAGCTGCAGTGCTGCCTGGAGATGTTCATCACGGAGATGCTCAAGTCCATGTGTCTATTGGGGGTACTGCAGCTCCACAGGAAAG GAAAGGATTCATACCCGGAGCCCAGGCTGGACTTCAAGATGGATGAGAGTTCTGATGTACCCATCCTGGAGGAGCGCTCCTCCTCACCTGTGGACTACCAACACGAGTCCTGGCTGGTGTGCACCGATATTGAAAACATAGAGAG GGACATGCGAGAGATGAGAAACCTACTCAGCAAACTTAGGGAGACCATGCCTTTACCACTAAAAAACCAAG ATGACAGCAGTCTGCTGAATCTCACTCAATACCCGCTAGTCAGGCAGAGGAAGAGGCGCTTCTCTGGGTTCTGCTGCCTGGTGTCTGGCTGA